agctgtcatatttatccccaaatatttcactttcttaaccacagttaatcctgtctcattctgaaacctctctttttccatagctgttaaatttttctctaataccttagtttttaacttattcaatttaaagcctgcaacttgaccaaactcttgaattagttctaaaaccctttttgtactagattctggctcttgtaatgtaagtaccaagtcatctgcgaatgctctcagtttgtactgtttagctccgacctgtacccctttaacctgctggtcccttctaatcatgttcagcaaaacctccaggactgatataaaaagtaatggggagatcGAGCACCcttgacgtgtccctttttctatcttaaattcttctgtaaccacattatttacaataagttttgctttctgctcagagtaaattgcacctataccattttcaaacccttggcctacttCCATTCCCCGGAGATTCTTTCTCATAAaaatccaagaaatattgtcaaaggctttctccgcgtccacaaatatcaagactgctttagtgtttatatccacttctaacttttccaaaatgtcaattatattccttacgttGTCTGACAAATGCCTTCtagggagaaagcccgcttggtctctatgaatctcctccatctaGGAGGTGAGgtattgctttgaaaaaaagaTGTGCCATGAGGATTTTGGGTGTCATATGGAGGAGGCTAGTGAGGTATTGCTTTGGAAAAAAATGTGCCATGAGGATTTTGGGTGTCATATGGAGGACAGAATTCTaatcaaagatgtgctctcccaagcccacattcctagcttgtttgcactcctgtctcagcgatgtCTAGGCTCAATTGATCCTGTTCTGGAATTACAACGGACTTGGTCATTACACAGCCTATCACTACCcctcaaactcataacaatatatttaCACCTACACATATGTACTACACTCTTTCCACTACAGCATGCACACTTACTGTGATTTTGTTGAATTCATCCATTTTAACAAAACGTCTTTGCTAAGAGCATTTTCCAACTGTTTCATTTTCCCTTGGTCAGGAAGAATAAATAATGCTGAAACGTTGCTCTTGTAAGGGAGCTTCACAACCTTGCAGGACAGGATCTTATCATGGTAAGTCTCAAACCAGCTGACTTTGTTCATCATAGGGACTTTCACCGTTGTTTCCTCATCCACATAGAAGTCTCCTTCTCTTGTATGCAGAGAATTGAAAGGTTTTTCCCAATTGGCTTACGGAAAGAACAATAACAGCATACATGTCATTTAATTCTTCAATATATTAATTGTTTTACTCATAGCTTTTAATAAAAACTTCTGTTTAGTGGCATCTTACTGTGCTGAGATACCTGCCTTTGCATCTCTGTTCTTAATCTAGTTCCCAATTACTTAATCTCATTTCCAGGAAATGGTAATCACAATATATTTGATTTGTTTCGATAATGGTGGAGGTCAATTTGCTGATTGATTAAAGGAATTTCTTTGTGATGAGAAGTCTGAGAAGATTCTTCTCACACAATGGACAGATGATGACTCCAGACTAAAGCACCAACAAATCTGAACCACAGCTTAAAGTTTAAACCTTAAACTGAGAACATCCAAGAAGCAAAACCTGTATAAAACAAGTCCATCTGACTTACCTCTCATGTAAATATAGTTCACCATAATCATTAGGGCCTCTCGGTTAAGACATTTGACAGCATCAACTATTTTCCCATTCGTTTTTTTCCCTATATAGCTATTGATTTGACTTTTAGCTACTGCAGGATTCTTGAAGTTAGTCGGAAGAACATCCGTCTCATAAAAATGTTTGGCATCATCCACAAACTTCTTCAGGGGTTTCACTTGGTCATCTGTGAATAGGGTGTTCCCAATCCTCAGGTGGAGTTCAGCACTGGGGCGGTTCAGTATACGTAAGAGATGATGGAAACCCTCATGTATTTCCGGTTCAGTGATATCTGATGGGTTAAAGCCAAGTCCTGACAAAAGCTGACTCAACGTGGTTGTTCTAGCTCCCAGTGACACCATGGCCAAGGCAGTGGAAATGctcagaggggaaaagaaaatgttCTTCTCAG
The Podarcis muralis chromosome 1, rPodMur119.hap1.1, whole genome shotgun sequence DNA segment above includes these coding regions:
- the LOC144326950 gene encoding alpha-1-antiproteinase-like, with amino-acid sequence MSHLYLCLLLAGLCAFAQCHYTPDHNEDHDHGRSAPAEGERDLPSLKIARGNADFAFRFYHHVASESTEKNIFFSPLSISTALAMVSLGARTTTLSQLLSGLGFNPSDITEPEIHEGFHHLLRILNRPSAELHLRIGNTLFTDDQVKPLKKFVDDAKHFYETDVLPTNFKNPAVAKSQINSYIGKKTNGKIVDAVKCLNREALMIMVNYIYMRANWEKPFNSLHTREGDFYVDEETTVKVPMMNKVSWFETYHDKILSCKVVKLPYKSNVSALFILPDQGKMKQLENALSKDVLLKWMNSTKSQRIDLFLPKFTISGNYVIQGILRRMHITEVFTDQADLSGITGKPELKISKAIHKAYLNVDENDTEAPATTAIEIAPTSLPPALVFNAPFLSVTVDEETDTAIFMGKVTNPTEA